A window of the Streptomyces albireticuli genome harbors these coding sequences:
- a CDS encoding GNAT family N-acetyltransferase produces the protein MIRPATPDDVPEIHVMIRELADYERALEDVRTTEEQLREALFGEHPAIFALIAESDGSAGDGGAAAGEPLGFALWFRNFSTWTGTHGIYLEDLYVRPRARGTGLGKALLAELARICVDRGYQRFEWSVLDWNAPSIAFYKSLGAEPMNEWTVQRMSGEPLRTLAALAQSDENPNRATALSN, from the coding sequence ATGATCCGACCCGCCACGCCCGACGACGTCCCCGAGATCCATGTGATGATCCGCGAACTGGCGGACTACGAACGGGCGCTGGAGGACGTGCGGACGACCGAGGAGCAGCTGCGCGAAGCGCTGTTCGGCGAGCACCCGGCGATCTTCGCCCTGATAGCGGAGAGTGACGGATCCGCCGGTGACGGCGGTGCGGCGGCGGGTGAACCACTCGGCTTCGCGCTCTGGTTCCGCAACTTCTCCACCTGGACGGGTACGCACGGTATCTATCTGGAGGACCTCTACGTCCGGCCGCGGGCCCGCGGCACCGGGCTCGGCAAGGCGCTCCTCGCCGAGCTCGCCAGGATCTGCGTCGACCGTGGCTATCAGCGTTTCGAATGGTCAGTGCTGGACTGGAACGCCCCCTCGATCGCGTTCTACAAGTCGCTCGGTGCCGAGCCGATGAACGAATGGACGGTGCAACGGATGTCCGGAGAACCGCTCCGCACTCTTGCGGCGCTCGCGCAGAGTGACGAAAATCCCAACAGGGCGACCGCTCTTTCGAATTGA
- a CDS encoding 1-aminocyclopropane-1-carboxylate deaminase/D-cysteine desulfhydrase, giving the protein MTSDLPAEREPDAVGAAGGAGTADAGGASGLAALRPRLPSPLVELADERFARRGVRLLLKRDDLIHPDLPGNKWRKLAPNLRAAAASGHRTLLTFGGAYSNHLRATAAAGRLLGFATVGVVRGDELADRPLNPSLARCAADGMRLVFVSRATYRRKTEPEVLAALLAEAGGPCFVVPEGGSNAAAAQGCAELGLELRGMADVVGVACGTGGTLAGLAAGLGEGQRALGFPVLKGGFLGQEVERLQTEAFGGRRGDWRLDERFHAGGYARTTPELDAFADDFTARHGLPLERLYVAKALHGLTTLTEAGAFARGTTVAAVVTGAAEPAEPPGRTPAAGSSPTPPLP; this is encoded by the coding sequence ATGACCAGCGACCTCCCCGCCGAGCGCGAGCCTGATGCCGTCGGTGCCGCCGGTGGCGCCGGTACCGCCGACGCCGGCGGCGCGTCCGGGCTCGCCGCGCTGCGGCCGCGGCTGCCGTCCCCGCTCGTGGAGCTGGCGGACGAGCGGTTCGCGCGGCGCGGCGTACGGCTGCTGCTCAAGCGGGACGACCTGATACATCCGGACCTGCCGGGCAACAAATGGCGCAAGCTGGCGCCGAACCTGCGGGCCGCGGCGGCGTCCGGTCACCGCACGCTGCTGACCTTCGGCGGCGCGTACTCCAACCACCTGCGGGCCACCGCCGCCGCCGGCCGGCTGCTCGGCTTCGCGACCGTCGGCGTCGTGCGCGGCGACGAGCTCGCGGACCGGCCGCTCAACCCCTCGCTGGCGCGCTGCGCGGCGGACGGCATGCGGCTGGTCTTCGTCAGCCGCGCGACGTACCGGCGCAAGACGGAACCGGAGGTGCTGGCCGCCCTGCTCGCGGAGGCCGGCGGCCCCTGCTTCGTCGTGCCCGAGGGCGGTTCCAACGCCGCCGCCGCGCAGGGCTGCGCCGAGCTCGGCCTCGAACTGCGCGGGATGGCGGACGTCGTGGGCGTGGCCTGCGGCACCGGCGGCACGCTCGCCGGACTCGCGGCCGGGCTGGGCGAGGGCCAGCGGGCACTCGGCTTCCCCGTGCTCAAGGGCGGCTTCCTCGGCCAGGAGGTCGAACGCCTCCAGACCGAGGCGTTCGGCGGCCGGCGCGGCGACTGGCGGCTGGACGAGCGCTTCCACGCGGGCGGCTACGCCCGGACCACGCCCGAGCTGGACGCCTTCGCGGACGACTTCACGGCCCGGCACGGGTTGCCGCTGGAGCGGCTGTACGTGGCGAAGGCGCTGCACGGCCTGACGACGCTGACGGAGGCGGGGGCGTTCGCGAGGGGTACGACGGTGGCGGCGGTGGTGACGGGGGCGGCGGAGCCGGCGGAGCCGCCGGGGCGGACGCCCGCGGCGGGCTCTTCCCCCACCCCGCCCCTTCCCTGA
- a CDS encoding glutaminase produces the protein MDYQAVLEEVAAFARPLVGRGQVADYIPALAGVDTGRFGMAVVDIDGGVYGVGDWEHPFSVQSISKAFSLALVLAEGGGRIWERVGTEPSGNPFNSLVQLEYENGIPRNPFINAGALVVTDRLQTLTGDASTTMLEFLRAESGNPDVSFDAAVAASETEHGDRNAALAHFMASYGNLDNPVPTVLEHYFWQCSIEMSCRDLALAGGFLARHGLRADGTRLLPRREAKQINAVMLTCGTYDAAGDFAYRVGLPGKSGVGGGIVAVIPGRCTLCVWSPGLDTRGNSVAGVAALDHFTTLTGWSVF, from the coding sequence GTGGACTACCAGGCCGTTCTCGAAGAGGTCGCCGCGTTCGCGCGCCCACTGGTGGGCCGTGGCCAGGTGGCCGATTACATCCCCGCGCTGGCCGGGGTGGACACGGGACGCTTCGGGATGGCCGTCGTCGACATCGACGGCGGGGTGTACGGCGTGGGCGACTGGGAACACCCGTTCTCCGTGCAGTCGATCTCCAAGGCGTTCAGCCTCGCGCTCGTCCTCGCGGAGGGGGGCGGGCGGATCTGGGAGCGGGTCGGAACAGAACCGTCCGGAAATCCCTTCAACTCCCTGGTGCAACTCGAATACGAGAACGGCATCCCCCGTAACCCCTTCATCAACGCGGGCGCCCTCGTCGTCACCGACCGGCTCCAGACCCTGACCGGCGACGCCAGCACCACCATGCTGGAGTTCCTGCGCGCGGAGAGCGGCAACCCGGACGTCTCCTTCGACGCGGCCGTCGCGGCCTCCGAGACCGAGCACGGCGACCGCAACGCCGCCCTGGCCCACTTCATGGCCAGCTACGGCAACCTCGACAACCCCGTCCCCACGGTCCTGGAGCACTACTTCTGGCAGTGCTCCATCGAGATGAGCTGCCGCGACCTCGCCCTGGCCGGCGGGTTCCTGGCCCGCCACGGCCTGCGCGCCGACGGCACCCGGCTGCTGCCGCGCCGCGAGGCCAAGCAGATCAACGCGGTCATGCTCACCTGCGGCACGTACGACGCCGCCGGCGACTTCGCCTACCGGGTCGGCCTGCCGGGCAAGAGCGGGGTGGGCGGCGGCATCGTCGCCGTCATACCGGGCCGCTGCACGCTGTGCGTGTGGAGCCCCGGCCTGGACACGCGGGGGAACTCGGTGGCGGGTGTGGCCGCGCTGGACCACTTCACGACCCTGACGGGCTGGTCGGTGTTCTGA
- a CDS encoding UBP-type zinc finger domain-containing protein has translation MSECPHVPELPRPEPVALHATCPECEAAGSHPVQLRLCLVCGHVGCCDSSPFRHATGHFEESGHAVMRSYEPGQSWRWCYVDRRIV, from the coding sequence ATGAGCGAATGCCCCCACGTTCCCGAGCTGCCGCGCCCCGAGCCGGTGGCGCTGCACGCCACCTGCCCCGAGTGCGAGGCGGCGGGCAGCCACCCGGTGCAGCTGCGGCTGTGCCTGGTGTGCGGGCACGTGGGGTGCTGCGACTCCTCGCCCTTCCGGCACGCCACGGGGCACTTCGAGGAGTCGGGGCACGCGGTGATGCGCAGCTACGAGCCGGGGCAGAGCTGGCGCTGGTGCTACGTGGACCGGCGGATCGTCTGA
- a CDS encoding beta-ketoacyl-ACP synthase III, with protein sequence MTGSRVLALGHYQPARVLTNDELAAMVDTSDEWIRSRVGIRTRRVAEPDETVASMATEAAGKALANSGLAADAIDLVLVATCTADDRSPNTAARVAAALGLGAPATMDVNVVCSGFTHALASADHAIRAGAARNALVIGVEKFTSVADWTDRTTCVLVGDGAGAAVVTASDEPGIGPVVWGSVPGMGHAVRIEGTPSRFAQEGQSVYRWATTQLPPIARQVCERAGVAPEELAAVVLHQANLRIIEPVARKLGAVNAIVATDVTESGNTSAASIPLALSKLVARGEIPHGAPVLLFGFGGNLSYAGQVIRCP encoded by the coding sequence ATGACCGGGTCCCGCGTACTCGCCCTCGGCCACTACCAGCCCGCCAGAGTGCTGACCAACGACGAGCTGGCCGCCATGGTGGACACCAGCGACGAGTGGATCCGCTCCCGCGTCGGCATCCGCACCCGCCGCGTCGCCGAGCCGGATGAGACGGTCGCCTCGATGGCCACCGAGGCCGCCGGCAAGGCGCTCGCGAACAGTGGCCTGGCGGCGGACGCCATCGACCTCGTCCTCGTCGCCACCTGCACCGCGGACGACCGCAGCCCGAACACGGCCGCGCGGGTCGCCGCCGCGCTGGGGCTGGGCGCGCCCGCCACGATGGACGTCAACGTCGTCTGCTCCGGCTTCACCCACGCGCTGGCCTCCGCCGACCACGCGATCCGGGCCGGCGCCGCGCGGAACGCGCTGGTCATCGGCGTGGAGAAGTTCACCTCGGTCGCCGACTGGACCGACCGCACCACCTGTGTCCTGGTCGGTGACGGCGCCGGCGCCGCCGTCGTCACGGCCTCGGACGAGCCCGGCATCGGCCCGGTCGTGTGGGGCTCGGTGCCCGGCATGGGCCACGCCGTCCGGATCGAGGGCACCCCGTCCCGCTTCGCCCAGGAGGGCCAGTCCGTCTACCGCTGGGCCACGACCCAGCTCCCGCCGATCGCCCGCCAGGTCTGCGAGCGGGCCGGCGTCGCGCCGGAGGAGCTCGCGGCGGTCGTCCTGCACCAGGCGAACCTGCGGATCATCGAGCCGGTGGCGCGGAAGCTGGGCGCGGTGAACGCGATCGTCGCCACGGACGTGACGGAGTCGGGCAACACGTCGGCGGCGAGCATCCCGCTGGCCCTGTCGAAGCTGGTCGCCCGCGGTGAGATCCCGCACGGCGCGCCGGTCCTGCTGTTCGGCTTCGGCGGCAACCTGTCGTACGCGGGCCAGGTCATCCGCTGCCCGTAG
- a CDS encoding RNA polymerase sigma factor SigF → MSTASSRGVRTPAIPQQPARPRPEDPGDPVNPEPGEASDPPERADHMDQHQQQQWHQHPHANDRSGARALFIELRTLPDGSPERAELRNHLVRMHLPLVEHLARRFRNRGEPLDDLTQVATIGLIKSVDRFDPDRGVEFSTYATPTVVGEIKRHFRDKGWAVRVPRRLQELRLALTTATAELSQRHGRAPTVHELAEQLGISEEEVLEGLESANAYSTLSLDVPDTDDESPAVADTLGAEDEALEGVEYRESLKPLLEDLPPREKKILLLRFFGNMTQSQIAQEVGISQMHVSRLLARTLAQLRDRLLIEE, encoded by the coding sequence GTGAGTACTGCATCGTCGCGGGGAGTGCGTACCCCGGCCATCCCGCAGCAGCCTGCCCGGCCGCGCCCGGAGGATCCGGGTGATCCGGTGAACCCGGAGCCGGGCGAGGCGAGCGACCCACCAGAGCGGGCGGACCACATGGATCAGCACCAGCAACAACAGTGGCACCAGCACCCCCATGCGAACGACCGCAGTGGTGCCCGGGCCCTGTTCATCGAGCTGCGGACGCTTCCGGACGGCTCGCCCGAGCGCGCCGAGCTGCGCAACCACCTGGTGCGGATGCACCTGCCCCTGGTGGAGCACCTCGCGCGCCGCTTCCGCAACCGCGGTGAGCCGCTGGACGACCTCACCCAGGTCGCCACCATCGGCCTGATCAAGTCGGTGGACCGGTTCGACCCGGACCGCGGCGTGGAGTTCTCCACCTACGCCACGCCGACGGTGGTCGGGGAGATCAAGCGGCACTTCCGCGACAAGGGCTGGGCGGTGCGGGTGCCGCGCCGCCTCCAGGAGCTGCGGCTGGCGCTGACCACGGCCACCGCCGAGCTCTCCCAGCGGCACGGCCGGGCGCCCACCGTCCATGAGCTGGCCGAGCAGCTGGGGATCTCGGAGGAGGAGGTCCTGGAGGGCCTGGAGTCCGCCAACGCCTACAGCACCCTCTCGCTGGACGTGCCCGACACGGACGACGAGTCCCCCGCCGTCGCGGACACCCTCGGCGCCGAGGACGAGGCGCTGGAGGGCGTGGAGTACCGCGAGTCCCTCAAGCCTCTGCTGGAGGACCTCCCGCCGCGCGAGAAGAAGATCCTGCTGCTCCGCTTCTTCGGCAACATGACCCAGTCGCAGATCGCCCAGGAGGTCGGCATCTCCCAGATGCACGTCTCCCGGCTGCTCGCCCGCACCCTCGCCCAGCTGCGGGACCGGCTGCTCATCGAGGAGTGA
- a CDS encoding N-acetylmuramoyl-L-alanine amidase, protein MAPPMSANEFLAALRREGATVVEVDGWRNHHRAGHGPWGPVNGVMIHHTASSGTDSTVRLCWNGYDRLPGPLCHGVIAKDGRIHLVGCGRTNHAGAGDSDVLRAVIAEKRLPPVRWADTDGNVHFYGFECVNLGNGEDPWPAEQLLAAEQVAAAICRHHGWTERSVIGHLEWRPGKSDPVGFSMERLRERVRERLK, encoded by the coding sequence ATGGCCCCACCCATGTCCGCGAACGAGTTCCTCGCCGCGCTCAGACGCGAGGGAGCCACCGTCGTCGAGGTCGACGGATGGCGCAATCACCACCGCGCGGGCCACGGCCCCTGGGGCCCGGTGAACGGCGTCATGATCCACCACACGGCCTCCTCGGGCACCGACAGCACCGTCCGCCTCTGCTGGAACGGCTACGACCGGCTGCCCGGCCCGCTCTGCCACGGCGTGATCGCCAAGGACGGCAGGATCCACCTGGTCGGCTGCGGGCGCACCAACCACGCGGGGGCGGGCGACAGCGACGTTCTCCGCGCGGTGATCGCCGAGAAGCGGCTGCCACCCGTCCGCTGGGCGGACACCGACGGCAACGTCCACTTCTACGGCTTCGAGTGCGTCAACCTCGGGAACGGCGAGGACCCGTGGCCGGCCGAGCAGCTGCTGGCCGCCGAGCAGGTGGCGGCCGCGATCTGCCGGCACCACGGCTGGACCGAGCGGTCCGTGATCGGCCATCTGGAATGGCGGCCGGGGAAGAGCGACCCGGTCGGCTTCTCCATGGAACGGCTGCGCGAACGGGTCCGTGAGCGACTCAAGTGA
- a CDS encoding anti-sigma regulatory factor yields MSPIAGEPGTQDFVEVRLPAAGAYLSVLRTATAGLAARLDFTLDEIEDLRIAVDEACAILLQQAVPGSVLSCVFRLVGDALRVTVSAPTTDGRAPERDTFAWTVLSALAGEVDSTVADDRTVSISLHKKRGAGPGQP; encoded by the coding sequence GTGTCCCCAATCGCAGGCGAGCCCGGGACCCAGGACTTCGTGGAAGTCCGGCTGCCCGCTGCGGGTGCCTACCTGTCGGTGCTGCGGACGGCGACTGCCGGCCTCGCGGCCCGCTTGGACTTCACCCTCGACGAGATCGAGGACTTGCGCATCGCCGTGGACGAGGCGTGCGCGATCCTTCTGCAACAGGCCGTGCCCGGCTCCGTCCTCAGCTGCGTCTTCCGCCTGGTGGGCGACGCGCTCCGGGTGACCGTCTCGGCGCCCACCACGGACGGCCGCGCACCCGAGCGCGACACCTTCGCCTGGACGGTGCTCTCCGCCCTGGCCGGTGAGGTCGACTCGACCGTCGCGGACGACCGCACGGTCAGCATCAGCCTGCACAAGAAGCGCGGCGCCGGCCCCGGACAGCCGTGA
- a CDS encoding Na+/H+ antiporter, which produces MDVMPLLMLVAVSAAIAGAARRTPVPAPLLLVAAGLVASYVPGVPDYTLDPAIVLPLLLPPLLHTAALDSSYLDLRANLRPVALLSVGYVLFATLAVGYVAYLVVPGLPLTAALVLGAVVAPPDAVAATAIARRLGLPSRITTILQGESLVNDATAITAFKVALAAAVGEGATWGEGLREFAVASVGGIAVGLVLMVPLHWLRKRLREPLLQNTLSLLIPFFAYAAAEQVEASGVLAVVVVGLFLGHHAWQVDFATRLQEAAVWRMVAFVLESAVFALIGLQLPVVLRGLGQYGLGETALWYASAVFAAVVAARFVWVYPATFLPRVFSPRIRERETDTTWQGVFVVGWAGMRGVVSLAIAFSIPVTTHSGEPFPARNLVLFLTFSTVIGTLVVQGLTLPPLIRRLRLPARDRAAETLAEAQAQSEASVAAERRLDELLADGSASLPQPLADRLRTVMERRRNAVWERLGAVDETTGESADDTYRRLAREMIGAEREVFVSLRDARRIDDEMLRTLLRRLDLEEAAAYREEE; this is translated from the coding sequence ATGGACGTAATGCCACTGCTGATGCTGGTCGCGGTCAGTGCCGCGATCGCCGGCGCGGCGCGGCGCACCCCCGTGCCCGCGCCCCTGCTGCTGGTCGCCGCCGGGCTCGTCGCCTCCTACGTGCCGGGGGTGCCGGACTACACCCTCGACCCGGCCATCGTGCTCCCCCTGCTGCTGCCGCCCCTGCTGCACACGGCCGCGCTCGACAGCTCGTACCTCGACCTCCGGGCCAACCTCCGGCCGGTCGCCCTGCTCTCCGTCGGCTACGTCCTCTTCGCGACGCTCGCCGTCGGCTATGTCGCCTATCTGGTGGTGCCCGGCCTGCCGCTGACCGCCGCGCTGGTGCTCGGCGCCGTGGTCGCGCCGCCGGACGCCGTCGCCGCCACGGCCATCGCGCGCCGCCTCGGGCTGCCCTCCCGGATCACCACGATCCTCCAGGGCGAGTCGCTGGTGAACGACGCGACCGCCATCACCGCCTTCAAGGTCGCGCTCGCCGCGGCCGTGGGCGAGGGCGCGACCTGGGGCGAGGGCCTGCGGGAGTTCGCGGTCGCCTCGGTCGGCGGGATCGCCGTCGGGCTGGTCCTCATGGTGCCGCTGCACTGGCTGCGCAAGCGGCTGCGCGAGCCGCTCCTCCAGAACACCCTCTCGCTCCTCATCCCCTTCTTCGCCTACGCCGCCGCCGAGCAGGTCGAGGCCTCCGGCGTGCTCGCCGTCGTGGTCGTCGGCCTCTTCCTCGGGCACCACGCCTGGCAGGTCGACTTCGCCACCCGGCTCCAGGAGGCGGCCGTGTGGCGGATGGTCGCCTTCGTCCTGGAATCCGCGGTCTTCGCGCTCATCGGGCTGCAACTGCCGGTGGTGCTGCGGGGCCTGGGCCAGTACGGGCTGGGGGAGACCGCCCTCTGGTACGCCTCCGCGGTCTTCGCCGCCGTCGTGGCCGCCCGTTTCGTCTGGGTCTATCCCGCGACCTTCCTGCCGCGCGTGTTCTCGCCGCGGATCCGTGAGCGGGAGACCGACACGACGTGGCAGGGCGTGTTCGTCGTTGGCTGGGCGGGCATGCGCGGTGTCGTCTCGCTCGCCATCGCCTTCTCCATCCCCGTCACCACGCACAGCGGCGAGCCGTTCCCCGCGCGCAACCTGGTCCTCTTCCTCACCTTCAGCACCGTGATCGGCACGCTGGTCGTCCAGGGGCTCACCCTGCCGCCGCTGATCCGCCGGCTGCGGCTGCCCGCCCGCGACCGGGCCGCCGAGACCCTCGCCGAGGCGCAGGCCCAGAGCGAGGCGTCCGTCGCCGCCGAGCGCCGCCTCGACGAACTCCTCGCCGACGGGAGCGCGTCCCTGCCGCAGCCCCTGGCCGACCGCCTCCGCACGGTCATGGAACGGCGCCGCAACGCGGTGTGGGAGCGGCTCGGGGCGGTCGACGAGACGACGGGGGAGTCGGCGGACGACACGTACCGGCGGCTGGCGAGGGAGATGATCGGGGCGGAGCGGGAGGTGTTCGTGTCGCTGCGGGACGCGCGGCGGATCGACGACGAGATGCTGCGGACGTTGTTGCGGCGGCTGGATCTGGAGGAGGCGGCGGCGTACCGGGAGGAGGAGTGA